A single genomic interval of Isorropodon fossajaponicum endosymbiont JTNG4 harbors:
- the purN gene encoding phosphoribosylglycinamide formyltransferase, translating into MDGVVLISGNGSNLQSIIDHSTAIDLDIKAVISNHSSAYGLKRAERANISTHTLDHKQFSSREEFDQALSNIINQYNPEIVILAGFMRILGAEFTHQYSGKMLNIHPSLLPKFQGLNTHQRVIEAKESQHGVSIHFVTEQLDGGPIIAQASVDIIDIIDTDTAESLAKRVLLEEHKLFPKVIHWFTQGRLKLEKNHAILDGKVL; encoded by the coding sequence ATGGATGGTGTTGTTTTAATTTCTGGTAACGGCTCAAACCTACAATCAATTATCGACCATTCCACTGCTATTGATTTAGACATTAAAGCAGTTATTAGTAACCACAGTAGTGCCTATGGCCTTAAACGTGCTGAACGTGCAAATATTTCTACCCACACACTGGATCACAAACAATTTTCATCTAGAGAGGAGTTTGACCAAGCGTTAAGCAACATTATTAATCAATACAATCCTGAAATTGTTATTCTTGCTGGCTTTATGCGCATACTAGGTGCTGAATTTACACACCAATATTCAGGAAAAATGCTCAACATTCATCCCTCGTTATTGCCAAAATTTCAAGGGCTTAATACCCATCAAAGAGTCATAGAAGCTAAAGAAAGTCAGCATGGTGTTAGTATTCACTTTGTGACTGAGCAACTTGATGGAGGCCCTATTATTGCCCAAGCTAGTGTTGATATCATTGATATCATTGATACAGATACAGCAGAATCTTTGGCAAAACGCGTTTTGCTTGAGGAGCATAAATTATTCCCTAAAGTCATTCATTGGTTTACACAAGGCAGGCTAAAACTTGAAAAAAATCACGCTATACTAGATGGAAAAGTCTTATGA
- a CDS encoding DUF3108 domain-containing protein, producing MRVLALIIFTILINPTTYALKAHTANYKLSINGFKIAEEVRTLHKLDKHYFYTANARTSGLAAFIKDYSIAASSTFSTNRQGVNAIHYQIIEQEDGELVKNYAIDIHSKNHTVVSILTKTQPKIKTWHSKDGNIVDPLSLFLALSNDLEHNPNQSIFTYQVTNGKSIEQHQYKRTNGHLLKINDQSVKAIKVSRINANNNNIKAYFLSKYQYLPVLIEQNKGNKRYTYTLTNLQIKNEVKDKLQVSF from the coding sequence ATGAGGGTGCTTGCCTTAATTATATTCACAATCTTAATTAACCCCACAACGTACGCCTTAAAAGCGCATACTGCCAACTATAAATTATCAATTAACGGTTTTAAAATAGCCGAGGAAGTGAGAACATTACACAAACTAGATAAACATTATTTTTATACTGCAAATGCCAGAACCTCAGGACTTGCAGCCTTTATAAAAGACTATTCCATAGCAGCAAGTTCTACCTTTTCTACTAATCGTCAAGGTGTTAATGCTATACATTACCAAATCATAGAACAAGAAGACGGGGAATTGGTTAAAAATTATGCTATTGATATCCATTCAAAAAATCATACTGTTGTGTCTATTCTCACTAAAACCCAGCCAAAAATTAAAACTTGGCACTCTAAAGATGGCAACATTGTTGATCCACTAAGTTTGTTTTTAGCTTTGTCAAATGATTTAGAGCACAACCCTAATCAATCAATATTTACCTACCAAGTGACCAATGGAAAATCAATCGAACAGCATCAATACAAAAGAACTAATGGACACTTGCTTAAAATCAACGACCAATCTGTTAAAGCCATTAAAGTTAGCAGAATAAATGCTAATAATAACAATATAAAAGCTTACTTTTTATCTAAATATCAATATTTACCTGTATTGATAGAACAAAATAAAGGCAACAAAAGATACACCTACACATTAACTAATTTGCAGATTAAAAATGAAGTTAAAGATAAACTACAAGTAAGCTTTTAA